The Halopiger aswanensis nucleotide sequence GTCGGCGACGACCTCGAGGCGGTCGCGGCGACGTTCGACATCGCCGCGGGAACCCACCGGCGGATCCGGCAGAACCTCGCGTGGGCGTTTTGCTACAACGGGGTCGCGATTCCGTTGGCGATCGCCGGGCTGTTGAACCCGCTGTTCGCGGCCGTCGCGATGGCGGGCAGTAGCGCCCTCGTCGTGGCGAACTCCGCGCGGTCGCTCGGCTCGAGCGAGTGAGGAGATTGAGCAGTGTTGAAAGCCTAAACAGTGGCGGGGTCCAGGAGCCGTGCTGAATACAGGGTGCGTATCTCGCAACGAGAAGGAGGAACGACAGCGTACGAAGCCCATTGTACTGTCCGAAACGCGAGGTCCGTGGCGCGGTACCGGTTTACTCGGTGTTCGTTCCTAGTTTGTCCGCGCCGGCTTCGGCTCGGTCCTTCCAGACGATGGTCCGCTGGCTGCCGGTGAAGTACCGGTACGCGGCATACAGCAGGTTCGGGACGCCCATCGCCCACCAGATCGTCAAGATGGCGATGATGAGGTGGATGCCCGGATTACCGAACTCGCGTCGCACGAGCGTGACTCGGTCCTGAGTCTCCTCCTCGATCTTCCATCCGGATTCGACCTTCGCGGTGACCTCGCGCCGATAGGAGTCGGAACGATCCATACGGCCCCTACGGTACCGAACCGAAAAGGGGTTGCGCCAACGTTCGTTTAGACGGCCGTATTGAAACCCGTAACCGGTGATCTACGTATTCGTTGCCGCGTCCTCGGACCCATCTTCACCCGTACCATCGTCTCCATCGGTGTCGCTGGCCGTTACGATCCGTTCGACCCGCCGCCGCTCGCCGTCCTCGTAGACGTACGTTTCGTCGTCGGCTTCGCCCTCGGTTTGCCGGTGGCTGCCGTCGCAGAACGGAAACGAGTCCGAGAGTCCGCACCGACAGACTGCCACGTCGCCCTTTTCGTCGTCGATATCGTCCGGGTCGAGTTTCCGCGGGCCGGTACCCTCGAGTTCGACGAGTCGCGTCATAGAGGCTACTCGGGGTCGGAGCGTCAAAAACGGTCGCTCGAGCGAGCGGCGACGGCCGCCGCGTGCGCGTCCGGGGACAGTCCGAACGACACCCGTCGCTGCGGGGCGTTCGGCCGCGTGAACGGCAAGATTCTTGGTCGTCGTCGCGCATTCCGAACGTGACAACAGCTATGAGTTCCTACGCCGTGGAGACCCCGACCACGATCGCGCTCGCCGTCGTCAAGACCCTCGTACTGGTCGTCGGCGGGGTCATCACGTACTTCGCGTACAAGGCCTACCAGCGGACGCGCCAGCGACCGTTGGGCTACCTCGCGGGCGGGTTCGGCCTCGTGACGCTGGGCCTGTTCCTCGCCGGCCTGCTGACCGAACTGCTCGGCGTCTCGCTGATGGTGGGGATCCTCCTCGAGAGTCTGCTGGTGCTCGCTGGCTTTCTCGTGATCGCCTACTCGCTGTACGCGACGTAACGTCGGCGTTCACGTTGCTTTCTGCATCCCGCACTATTTTACTCCGCGGCCACGGACCGTGAACTAGACGATGGGCTACAACACCGCGACGAAGACCGATCCGGAATCAGTCGTTCCCGAAGAGGCCGGCGGCATGTGGTTCCTCAAGGAAGAACTCGACAGCGACCACGTCGGGTTCTCGATCCTCGAGCTCGAGCCGGGCGCCGACGGGATGGAACACGACGAGACCGAGAGCGGCCAGGAGGAAATCTACTACGTCGTCAGCGGGACGGTCGAGGTCGCGCTGACCGACGCCGACGAGACGGTCTCCCTCGAGGCCGACGAGCTCATTCGCATCGATCCCGAGGAGAGCCGCCAGATCTCCAATACGGGCGACGAACGGGCGAAGCTCGTACTGGTCGGCGCGCCGCTGTAAGCCGCCGATTCCCGCCTCGAGGTGGCGCGACGAGACCGACACCACCGAGCCGATTTCTCGAGTCCCTCCGAGCGAACAGCCGTCGGTTCGGGTGATCGTCACGGAGCAACGTCTCCATCGGGAGCCCGCTCGGACGCTGGACGCTAGATGCGATCATGTTCGGGGCGGAAGCTTTCGGCCGGGAGTCACTTCGTTCGAACACGCGGTTTAGGATGGCCTAAAACCGGCCGTCTGGCAGCAGTCACAGGGCTGCCGGCCGACCGCTGCAACGGCCGTCTCGAGGTGACTACCGATGGAATCCGTACAAATCGACCCGGACGCACAACTCGGCGAACTCGTCGCATCGAACCCCGAATACGCCCGCGTTTTCGAATCGCTCGACATCGACTACTGCTGCGGTGGCGCCACGTCGCTGGCGACGGCCTGTGAGGAGGCCGACCTCGCGCTCGAGCGGGTCGCCGAGCGCCTCGACGCCGCCGAAGCGGCCGACGATGGAGCGTCCGACCGCGAGTACGAGTGGGACTCCCCGACGCAGCTCGCGAACGTCATCGTCTGGGACCACCACCGGCCCCTGCGGCGGAACCTTCCCGACCTCGAGGCCCTCGTGGAGAAAGTCGCGGACGTCCACGGCGACTCCCATCCGGAGCTACGGGACGTCGAGCGCGAGGTTACGGCACTCGTCGACGACATGTTCCACCATATCGACGACGAAGAGCAGAACGCCTTTCCCATCGTCAAGAAGCTCGATACGGGGACCGAACTGACGGCCGCCGAACGAGCACACATCGAGGACGAAATCGAGCACTTAGAGGAAGAACACGCCGAAACCGCGGATCGGCTCGAGCGGATCAACGACCTCACCGACGGCTACGCGGTGCCCGAGGACGCCTGTGCCAGCTACCGCAGCATGCTCGAGCGATTGGAAGCGCTCGAGCGCGAGACGCACATGCACGTCCACCGGGAGAACAACGTCTTGTTCCCGAAGGCGGAAGCGCTGTTGGCTGAGCGACGATAGCCGCCCGCCGCTACCTCATTCCCACTCGATTTCCTCGCCGCGGCTCGACTCCCGCAGGATGAACGGGCCGATCGCGAGGGTCCGCTTCGCCACCGTCGCGATACGGAGGACGAACGCGATCAACAGGAGAAACGGCGTCACGGCGATCGTCGACGCGACGACGACGATCCAGACGAGCGTATCGATCCCGAGGACGGTCCCCGTCACGGCGTTCGCATCGAAAAACAGCAGCATCGACATCGTCACGACCAGTGCAGGGACGGCGACGTACATCATCGCCCGCGAGAGGTTGATCAACTCCCACTGGAAGTACAGCGTCTTGAAGTGCTCGCGGGCGAGGCCGAAGAACTTCAGCGACTCGAGCAGCCCGTCGTAGGCCTCGCGGGCGTCGTCGGTAAACGAGTCGGCGTGGGCGTTCTTGATCCGGCGCGCCCGGAAGATCTTCCAGGAGTAGTTGTAGTCGAGCGCGGCCTTGAGAACGCCGTAGGTGCCGAACTGGGCGTCCTCGAGTTCGGCCTCGATCGCCTCGGCGTGCGTCGACAGGTTGTCGACGAACTCGTCGACGCGCTCGATCAGTTCGTCGTCCTGACTCGCCGAGACGGCCGCCCGAAAGTCGGTCCCGCGCTCCGCGGAGGTTGCGACGATCGCCCGGAGGAACGAGGACGGTTCCGGCGGGCTAACCGGCGCATCGATGGCTTGCTCGATGTCCGCGCGAAAGTCGAGCGCCCCCTCGAGGCGCTCGCGCTGGTCCTCGACGGCGCCGAGTTCCTGCGAGAGCACGAGCGAGTTGATCGTGACGACGAGCGTGACGCCGGTGATCAGCGCGGTGGTCAGCGCCTGAAACAACGTGTGAACGGGAGTTTTCGTGCCGAGGAGCGCCCGCAGGGAGACGGGACTGAGTTCGCTCGCGAGCAACAGCCCGACGAAGATAAACGCCATCAGGCCGGCCGTCACGAGCCAGCGGTTGGCGTTCAACAGCAGGCGGTGTTTCCACGCCGGATCCGCGCTGCGCTCGGCCATCGTGTCGCTCGGCTCACCGCCGTCGCTCGCGCTCATCGCTCGAGGACGACGATACCAGTCCGCGAGGGAAATAGCTACGGCAGGCGTCGCCGACGCCTGACCTTGCCTTCGAGGCGAGTCATCCGAGATCCTCGTCGCGCTCCGACTCCCGCAGGATAAAGGGTCCCATCGCGAGGGTCCGCTTCGCGACCGTCGCGATCCGGAGGATGTAGACGATGAAGACGACGAACGGCGCGATGCCCACGACGAAGCCCGCGCTGGTGATCCAGACGAGGTTGTCGACCCCCAGCGTCGTCCCGGGAAGCGCTTGCCCGTCGATGTACATCATCAGCAGCGCCATCGCGCTCAGTGCGGGGACCGACACGTACAGCAGCGCCCGCGAGAGGTTGATCAACTCCCACTGGAAGTACAACGTCTTGAAGTGCTCGCGGGCCGGCCCGAAGAATTTCAGCAGCTCGATCATCTCGTCGAGTTCCGCGTCCGCGTCGTCGGAGAACTCGTCCCCGTGGTCGGCCCGAAGCTTGCGCGCGTCGTAGATCTTCCGCGAGTAGTTGAAGTTCAGGGCGTTCCAGATCACGTCGAAGGTGCCGAACTGCGCGTTCTCGAGGTCGTCCTTGACGACCTGTGCGTTCTCGACGGCGTCGTCGACGTAATCCGCGACCTTCGCCTGAAGCTCGTCGCTGTGATCGCCCGCGATCGTCTCCTCGAGGTCGTTCGCCTCCTCCTCGACCCCGTCCACGAGTTCGTAGAGGAAGGCGGCTGGTTCGGGCGGCGTGACGTCCTCCTCCTCGAGCGAGTCCTCGAGATCCTGCCGGAAGTCCATGGCATCCTGCATGCGGTCGCGCTGCTCGCCGACGGCGCCGAGTTCCTGCGAGAGGACGAGTTGGTTGATTGTGACGACGATCGACGTGCCCGTGATGATCGCGCCGATGAACCCCGAGAAGATCCAGAACGTGCCGTTGTGCTGTTCGACGATCGTCCGCAGGGGCGTCAGCCCGAACTGACTGGCCCCGACCAGCGCGACGAAGACGATCGCCAGCACGGCCGCCGTGAAGAGCCACCGATTCAGTCGAAGCAACACCCACAGTCGCGGGCCGCCGACGCCGGCTCGCTGGCTCAACACGCCGCTCGAGTCCGAATCGCTCATTGCGTATACACGAACGGACCACGGCGCCGAACAAAAGCCCTGTCCGGGAGTGAGCAACCCGAGAACCGCGCCTCCCGGCCAGTCGCCGGGTTACAACTGCTCGCAAAGCAACCGCAGGGGGAGAGACGGCGATTGACGCCCGTGCAAACCACGGAAACACTTGTCCGGACGACCGTGATACAACGGCACTACGAACCAATGAGCGAGTCACGCGAGCGCGCGAGCGACGAGACGTCGGACACGATGGTCGATCGCGTCCACGGCGGGCGGCCAGTGCTGTGGTTTCTCGTCAAGGGCAATCGGGTCCTCGTAGCTGCCGCGATGCTCGCCGTCGCCTACGCCGTGCTCGTCGGACTCGGTCAGTTCGGTCCCGGCTCGATCACGAAGCTGTTCGAGCCCGATCCGGTCTTCGCCCTGTTCACCCCGATCATCATCGGGATTATCATGGGCGTTAGCCTCGTGTTGACGTTCAACCAGCTCGTCCTCTCGGAGGAGCTGGGGCCGGTCGGCGATCAGCGCCGGCGGATGGACGACGCGATGGCCTTCCGCGAGGACGTCGAGGACGCCGTCGGCCGCAACACCAGTCCGCCCGAACCCTCCGTCTTCCTCCGCGGGCTCGTGGAATCCACCGGCGAACGCGCGCGCTCGCTCCTCGAGGCGCTCGAGGACGACCCGCACCTCGACGATGCCACGTGCGAAGACATCCGCGAGTACGCCGACGGAATCGTCGCCGACGCCGAGCGGGTCGCCGGCGACCTCGAGGGCCAGCAGTTCGGCCAGTTCGAGGTCGTCGAGTCCGCCCTCGAGTACAACTACTCCTGGAAGATCTACACCGGCCGTCGCGTCCGCAATCGACACGCGGACGCGCTGCCGAACGCCGTCGCCACGGAGTTCGACGAACTGCTGAACGTGCTCGAGTTCTTCGGGCCGGCCCGCGAGCACTTCAAGACGCTGTACTTTCGGTGGGAAATCATCAACATCTCGCGGGCGCTGGCGTACATCGCCCTTCCAGCGCTGGCGGTCGCGGCCTACATGATCCTGATCTTCGAGACGGGCGACGTGGCCGGGACGACGGCGGGGATCGACCACGGGCTGCTGGTCGTCGGCCTGGGGTTCGCCGTCGGCGTGACGCCGTTCGCGATCTTCCTGTCGTACATCCTCCGAATCGTCACGATCGCGAAGTGGACCCTCGCGATCGGGCCGTTCGTCCTCCGCGAGACCGATCGCGGTTCGGACGTGGAGTGGGAGTAAGCGCTCGATCCGGGTGTCATCCTCGCCGTGGCCCGGCTCAATCGTCTCGCTGCGACGACTGCTCGTCGCCGTACTCCACGCTGAAGGGACCCTCGTCGGGGTCCTTTTGTGGAATCATCGGCCCGACCGAGGCGGTGCGGCGCGTGACCGTCGCGGTCCGCAGAATGTAGGAGACGAGCAACGCGAGCGGCGAGAGGACGACGACGATCAGCGCGCTCACCACGTAGGGAAGTAGGGCCGTGCTGATGCTCGGCCCGGTGACATCGGCGTACAGGAGCCCGACGAGGATCGCCGACAGGATCGAGGGCACCCCGCAGTAGATCGTCAGTTGCGAGAACCGAGTTAGTTCCCGCTGGAGGTAGGTCGTCTTGAACTGCTCGCGGGCGACGCTGAACAGCTTCAGGGAGCCGATCAGCTCGTCGAGTTGGTCTTTCGCCGTCGGCGACAGCGAGTCGTCGTACTCGTTTCGCAGGTGCGTCGCGACGTACAGCTGCCAGGCCTCGTCGTAGTTGATCGCCGCCGACACGGCCGAGAACGTGCCGAACGACGACTGCTCGAGCGTTTCGTCGACCCGGTCGGCCCGCTCCTGGACGCTGTTGGTGTATCGGATGACCGTCTCGCGGACGTCGCGGTCGTCGTGGTCCGCGACGGTGTCGGCCAGTTGCGCGGCCTCGTGTCTGATCGAGTCGACGATCAACTCGAGTACGCGCGCGGGTTCGGCCGGAGCGGCCGGGATGGCGGCCTCCGCCGCGACGTCCTCGCGGAAGTCCACGACGCTCTCGAACCGGTCGCGCGCTTTCCCCGCCGAACTGAACTCCTGAGAGAGGATGAGCTGGTTAACTGAGACGACCAGGGTCACGAGCGAGAACGTCCCGGCGATCATGCCGCTGGCAACCCGCGTGACGGAGTTCGGGTTGAGGAAGTTGACGATGCCGAGTTCGTGTAACCCGACGATCAGCGCGAAGATGGCGACCGAGACCAGTGCCGTGACGGCCAGCCGGTTCCCCTGAATCAGGAACCACTCGTAGAACTGCGTCAGCGGTCCTGCCTGTCTCCCGACGTCAGCCCCGTAGGACTCGAGCGTCTCGTCTGTCTCGGTCTCGGACGACCCCATACTGATACGGTCCACGGTGTTGACAATAAGGGCCTGCGTTGCATACGGCCACGCGGGGTCGATTCCGGTGCGAACTGAGCGGCCGGTCGCTGGAGTCGGTCGGCGGACCGCCGTCGAGGTGCAATGTTCAGGGCTTACACTGAAATGCGTCGGCGGTGTCGCGCTAGTACATGCTCGGTGAGGGAACCGACCTGTCCACGAGGGATCGAGGGCGATGACGCGCTCGGAGTCGACGAGCCGGTCACGCCGCCGCCTCCTCGCGTCGCTCGGTGCGGGCGCCGTCGCGGTAGCCGGAGCCGGCTGTACCGGCAGCGGCGGTCTCGACGGCGAGCCGTCCTACGAGGAAGGCAACGTGGGCGACGTCAACGCCAGCAGCGACGCCAACCGCTCCGCCGAGGAGATGGTGACGGCCGAGGCGCTGGCCCAACAGGAACCGAACAACTCGGTGACGCCGCTCGAGTCGCTCTCGCTGGTCGACCACGAGTTCGTCGTCGAGGACGGCTACCTCGGCTCGACGATCCAGGGGACGGTCCAGAACACGGGCGGCGACCGAGTCCAACTCGTCGAAGTCCGGACCCGGATCTACAACGGCTCCGGTAATCTGATCGGTCGCTACTTCGCGAGTACGGGCGATCTCGACGCCAATGCGGCGTGGGAGTTCCAGGTGGTCGTGCTCGAGGCGCCGGCCGACGTCGCGGCGTACGATATTACGGTGCTGGGAACGCCGTCCTGACCGTTGTTTGAACGCCGTTCCCGCGGCTGTCCGATCCGTGATCGGCTATTCGGTCGCTAAAATCACAGGTGAAACCTAGTCGCGTCGCTCGCCACTCGTCGTCTCGGCAACCGAAACGGGATGGTCCAAAACCGGCTACTCAGGCGTTCTCTTCGTCCTGCAGCTCCGCGAGTTCGGCTTCGACGTCCGCTTGATCGTCCTCCTCGAGTTCGGTCAGCTCCGCGTCGTCGACCTCGGTTTCGGATTCGGCCTCTGTCTCGGTTTCGGCGTCCGCGTCGGCCGTCTCGGCGTCGGCAGCCTGGGCCTCCGTTTCCGCCTCGCCCTCGCCGACCTCCGATTTGAGCGTCTCGAGTTCGGCCTCGACGCCGCTGTCGGTCGATAGCTGCTCGAGTTCGCGGTCGATGTCGTCCTTGTCCGAGAGGACGTCCTCGAACGCGCCGGACTCGTGGAGTTCGTCCATCGCGGCGGCGCGGGCCTCCATGTCCTCGGTCTGTTCCTCGGCGCGCTCGATGGCGCGGCCGACGTCCTCGAACTCGTCGCCGGTCGCCGTGATCGCCTCCGAGACCTGTGAACTCGCCTTGGCGGCCTCGTGGCGGGCCTTCATCGTCTCCTTCTTGGTGCGGAACTCCTCGATGCGGCTCTGGAGTTCGTTTTTCTGCTCGATTAGTTGGTCCTGCTGGCTCTGCAGATCGGAGATCTGGCGCTCCAGATCCTCGATCTGGTTCATCTTCGTCTTCTTCTTCTCGAGCGCACGCCGCGCCAGGTCCTCCCGGCCCTGCTGGACCGCGGTGCGGGCCTGTTCGTTGTGCTTCTCGACGTTCTCCTCGAGCCGGCGCTTTTGCATCTCGAGGCGTTTTTTCTGCGTCGTGAGGTCGGCGATACCGCGTTTGACCTCCTGAAGCTGGTCTCGCATCTGCTCGTAGGAATAATCGAGCGTCTCGGTCGGGTCCTCAGCCCGGTTGAGCAGCGAGTTGATCTTCGACCGGATGACGTAGGAGGTCCGAGAGAGGATGCCCATAGTCGTACGTATCGCTCGTCATCCTTAAAAACATCACATCAATAACAGACAACGAACGGATCCGGCGAGTTGGACCGAGAGCGCGGGGATAGCGTCGATTCCACCTCGGACGTCCCCAATCGCCACCGCGGCGACGTACGGCGGACCGCACGGCATGTCCCGGGATCTGTCACCGACCGACGGCGCGTCGGGCTCCCGGACGGACGATCGCGACGGCGGCGTACTGAACTTCGCGGTCGCCGCCGGACTCGAGAAGGCGACCGCGGTGCACGCGCCTCACAGCATCGGCGTTTCTCAGCACTGAATACTAATACCGGTCGCTGAGACAGTTCCCACGAATGACGATCGCCGATACGCTCGACGGCTGGTCCGAAGGCGATCTCGAGGTGGACGACGCGTCGCTTCACTACTACCGCAGCGGCGGTGGCGGGCGTCCGTTCGTGGTCGCACACGGCATCACCGCGGACGGCCGCTCGCGGATCCCGCTGGTCGAGCCGCTCGCCGACGCCGGCTACGACGTCGTGACCTACGACGCTCGCGGCCACGGGCGCTCGGGCGCCCCCGCGGACGGCTACGAGTACGCCGATCAGGCGGCCGACCTCGTCACCCTCGTCGACGCGCTCGAGCTCGAGGAGCCGGTTTTGTACGGCCACTCGATGGGTGGTACGACGGTCGCAGTCGCGGCGGCGACCCGGCCCGACCTGCCGCACGCGGTCGTGCTCGAGGATCCCGAACTGCTGCTCGGACTGGACGCGGGCGACTCCGCGGCCGACGACGTCGACGCGGACGGCGAGAACGGATTCCTCGAGACGATTACCGAACGGATCCGCGGACAGCCGGCCGCGTCTCGGGAGGAGTTGCTCGAGACCGACGCCGGGCTTCGGACGCTCGCCGACGCCGGTCGCGACCGCCTCGCGACGCTGCTG carries:
- a CDS encoding CDGSH iron-sulfur domain-containing protein gives rise to the protein MTRLVELEGTGPRKLDPDDIDDEKGDVAVCRCGLSDSFPFCDGSHRQTEGEADDETYVYEDGERRRVERIVTASDTDGDDGTGEDGSEDAATNT
- a CDS encoding DUF7521 family protein gives rise to the protein MSSYAVETPTTIALAVVKTLVLVVGGVITYFAYKAYQRTRQRPLGYLAGGFGLVTLGLFLAGLLTELLGVSLMVGILLESLLVLAGFLVIAYSLYAT
- a CDS encoding cupin domain-containing protein → MGYNTATKTDPESVVPEEAGGMWFLKEELDSDHVGFSILELEPGADGMEHDETESGQEEIYYVVSGTVEVALTDADETVSLEADELIRIDPEESRQISNTGDERAKLVLVGAPL
- the ric gene encoding iron-sulfur cluster repair di-iron protein, whose protein sequence is MESVQIDPDAQLGELVASNPEYARVFESLDIDYCCGGATSLATACEEADLALERVAERLDAAEAADDGASDREYEWDSPTQLANVIVWDHHRPLRRNLPDLEALVEKVADVHGDSHPELRDVEREVTALVDDMFHHIDDEEQNAFPIVKKLDTGTELTAAERAHIEDEIEHLEEEHAETADRLERINDLTDGYAVPEDACASYRSMLERLEALERETHMHVHRENNVLFPKAEALLAERR
- a CDS encoding FxLYD domain-containing protein, which codes for MTRSESTSRSRRRLLASLGAGAVAVAGAGCTGSGGLDGEPSYEEGNVGDVNASSDANRSAEEMVTAEALAQQEPNNSVTPLESLSLVDHEFVVEDGYLGSTIQGTVQNTGGDRVQLVEVRTRIYNGSGNLIGRYFASTGDLDANAAWEFQVVVLEAPADVAAYDITVLGTPS
- a CDS encoding PspA/IM30 family protein, whose protein sequence is MGILSRTSYVIRSKINSLLNRAEDPTETLDYSYEQMRDQLQEVKRGIADLTTQKKRLEMQKRRLEENVEKHNEQARTAVQQGREDLARRALEKKKTKMNQIEDLERQISDLQSQQDQLIEQKNELQSRIEEFRTKKETMKARHEAAKASSQVSEAITATGDEFEDVGRAIERAEEQTEDMEARAAAMDELHESGAFEDVLSDKDDIDRELEQLSTDSGVEAELETLKSEVGEGEAETEAQAADAETADADAETETEAESETEVDDAELTELEEDDQADVEAELAELQDEENA
- a CDS encoding alpha/beta fold hydrolase, which codes for MTIADTLDGWSEGDLEVDDASLHYYRSGGGGRPFVVAHGITADGRSRIPLVEPLADAGYDVVTYDARGHGRSGAPADGYEYADQAADLVTLVDALELEEPVLYGHSMGGTTVAVAAATRPDLPHAVVLEDPELLLGLDAGDSAADDVDADGENGFLETITERIRGQPAASREELLETDAGLRTLADAGRDRLATLLADAYLRVDPNAEGVLAADRVDVAEVFPAIEAPTLILKADAGPAARERHREAASHLADGRLVHVDGAGHCVLRDRHERAVDEIQSFLEER